The Agarilytica rhodophyticola genome has a window encoding:
- a CDS encoding TolB family protein, with translation MKNTCISIVLLLNILVISSMSYSRDKLPTRETHYLGQKPPSLIPEIFAPGIISINGRYEHGISFSPELDEVYFSANKKGGLTDIYFSKLENGKWKPVKKAKFTQGRKDEEMHPFVSLDGEKIYFTALNSDNTDTKIWYAKRLGNAWSKAAKLESPINKNDVFYSNLAKNGDLFYTNISKRKMYYSPNKNGKFPEVQELDIKFGIHGFISPSQDYLLVNARNKNEGRKDHDIYVYFKKKDGTWTHPINLGNSVNSKFNETVPSLTPDGKYLFFSRYNEEGGLSNFYWVSTKIIESLKPKL, from the coding sequence ATGAAGAATACTTGTATTTCGATTGTTCTGCTGCTCAATATATTAGTTATTAGTAGCATGAGCTATAGTCGAGATAAACTTCCAACCCGGGAGACACACTATCTTGGCCAAAAGCCACCAAGCCTGATTCCTGAAATCTTTGCTCCTGGTATCATTTCTATCAATGGAAGGTATGAACACGGTATTTCTTTTTCTCCTGAGCTAGATGAAGTATATTTTTCAGCCAACAAAAAAGGAGGCCTTACAGATATATATTTCTCAAAACTCGAAAATGGAAAATGGAAACCGGTAAAAAAAGCAAAATTTACCCAAGGTAGGAAAGATGAAGAAATGCATCCATTTGTCAGCTTGGATGGTGAAAAAATATACTTCACAGCGCTCAATTCTGATAATACTGATACTAAAATTTGGTATGCGAAGCGTTTAGGCAACGCTTGGAGCAAAGCGGCAAAACTTGAATCTCCCATAAATAAGAATGACGTTTTTTATTCCAATCTAGCAAAAAACGGAGATCTTTTTTATACCAATATATCAAAACGAAAAATGTATTATTCGCCCAATAAGAATGGTAAATTTCCAGAAGTTCAAGAGCTTGATATTAAATTTGGTATTCACGGTTTTATTTCACCTTCTCAAGACTATTTATTAGTCAATGCTCGAAACAAAAATGAAGGCAGAAAGGATCATGATATATATGTTTATTTCAAGAAAAAAGACGGCACATGGACACATCCCATTAACCTCGGAAATTCCGTAAACTCTAAATTTAATGAGACGGTTCCTAGTCTCACGCCAGATGGCAAATACCTATTTTTTAGTCGATACAACGAAGAAGGTGGGTTATCTAACTTTTATTGGGTTAGCACAAAAATTATTGAGAGCTTAAAGCCTAAATTATAA
- a CDS encoding glycoside hydrolase family 9 protein: MFNKKFMFCWLVAGASLFGTVNINAANILENGTFDNGLASWEPPGWWTGGDGNFAVDERGRFCTTVTALGTNDWGAQLRQSNLTFIAGENYDVSLRVWSSVPVSLPMSATDESDGFVWLFGNNINIDSPLEGEGQVINMSFSSAADTESGTFRFLMGGGTVPIDETVCFDDIVVDAPAPNLIENSTFDNGYEPWIVAEFGSTAQANADDGRLCVLAEDPGPDPWSLQVRADGLQFIESASYVFSADMWSSAPVNLQVSGVDESNGFVWHFGQDVAIDAPVGGDPQQVEVTFVNGAGTTENGRFRFLMGDGHVTPGTTVCMDNVKLVDPSGSEAPEEPAPAAVYVNSYGYMSSLSKIATFTPAEDSEDKTTARTWTLYNGESPVASGMSSYHGLDEGSGDHVHRIDFSGVRTEMDNYTLVVSEGELSHSSEPFAIGSDLYEPLKYDALAYFYHNRSATPILAELVGQTWARPAGHLDDDAVQTFFCTIDPADPACRTMNSIGGWYDAGDHGKYVVNGGISVWTLLNQYERAQALGSDMSEFADGAMALPLTETTNGVPDLLDEVRYELEWFLTMQVPAPYPMAGMVHHKMHNEYWTGLPLAPHEDTVTRYVQPPSTAATLNFAAVMAQCHRIYKAFDSAFASTCLNASKVAYAAAKANDFIPATNNGNGGGTYGDDFVEDEFYWAASELYLSTGEAAFAQDMQASDRHLTLEAVRYGQSIMSWGSTQALGLISLATVGPLYNAEESWVQQARKVLVSVADFYESNTATQGYALPMQTDNMYWGSNSNVTNDMIVLGLAHDFTCDERYLETMHTNMHYLMGHNPLGISYISGYGEKDMKNPHHRFWANVPASGYPAPPPGVIAGGPNSQLQDPIAQAELQGCDPLKCYIDDRESYSTNEVTINWNAPLAWAAAYLDQWGDAELQAAAAARCELRNKHFSSFEDGERSWSKRGPAEIATVEGGTRGSYALEVNGCGYTFMDSPAFSTNEFEILGDRIAIDMLLPNLQDDIHWFGQLTFHLTLPSANMHNEWIGSVELTGQPLGSWFTTGVELPAATKAALAGEHDGFITVALNTNNCSAPLMFDNLRFVGNTRGR, encoded by the coding sequence ATGTTCAATAAAAAATTCATGTTTTGTTGGTTAGTTGCTGGGGCAAGTTTGTTCGGCACTGTCAATATTAACGCGGCTAATATTTTAGAAAATGGTACATTCGATAATGGATTAGCGTCTTGGGAACCACCAGGGTGGTGGACCGGTGGCGACGGTAATTTCGCTGTAGATGAAAGAGGCCGCTTTTGCACCACAGTGACTGCGCTTGGTACCAACGATTGGGGGGCTCAGCTACGCCAATCTAACCTTACTTTTATCGCCGGTGAAAATTACGACGTCAGCTTGCGCGTTTGGTCTAGTGTACCGGTTTCGCTTCCGATGAGCGCAACTGATGAGAGTGATGGTTTTGTGTGGCTTTTTGGCAACAATATCAATATTGATTCACCTCTTGAAGGTGAAGGTCAAGTCATTAATATGAGTTTCAGCTCAGCGGCTGATACCGAAAGCGGCACCTTTCGTTTTTTGATGGGTGGCGGCACTGTACCTATAGACGAAACCGTTTGCTTCGATGATATTGTTGTGGATGCACCTGCACCCAATTTAATTGAAAACAGTACGTTCGACAACGGTTACGAACCTTGGATCGTTGCTGAGTTCGGCAGCACTGCTCAGGCAAACGCCGATGATGGCCGCTTATGTGTATTAGCAGAAGATCCAGGCCCAGATCCCTGGAGCCTTCAGGTTCGTGCGGACGGCTTGCAGTTTATCGAGTCGGCGTCTTACGTTTTTAGTGCTGACATGTGGTCGAGTGCACCGGTGAATCTGCAAGTGAGCGGCGTGGATGAATCTAATGGTTTCGTTTGGCACTTTGGCCAGGACGTAGCGATAGATGCACCGGTAGGCGGCGACCCTCAGCAAGTTGAGGTTACCTTTGTTAATGGTGCTGGCACTACTGAAAATGGTCGGTTCCGCTTTTTGATGGGTGACGGCCATGTAACGCCGGGCACGACGGTGTGCATGGATAACGTTAAACTGGTCGATCCTTCCGGTTCTGAAGCTCCAGAAGAACCGGCCCCTGCTGCAGTTTACGTTAACTCCTATGGTTACATGAGTAGTCTTAGCAAAATCGCCACCTTTACACCGGCAGAAGATAGTGAAGACAAAACCACTGCTAGAACTTGGACTTTGTACAACGGCGAATCACCTGTGGCTTCAGGCATGTCTAGCTATCACGGTTTAGATGAGGGCTCTGGTGATCACGTCCATCGCATCGATTTCAGTGGCGTACGAACGGAAATGGATAACTACACACTGGTCGTTAGTGAGGGGGAGCTTAGCCATAGTAGCGAGCCTTTTGCTATAGGCTCAGACCTGTACGAGCCTCTAAAGTATGACGCTCTCGCTTATTTCTACCACAACCGTTCAGCCACTCCAATATTGGCCGAGCTGGTAGGCCAAACGTGGGCGCGCCCAGCGGGACACTTAGATGACGATGCGGTGCAAACCTTTTTCTGTACCATAGATCCCGCCGACCCGGCCTGTCGCACAATGAATTCTATAGGTGGTTGGTACGATGCCGGTGACCATGGCAAATATGTCGTTAATGGTGGAATTAGCGTATGGACTTTATTGAACCAGTACGAGCGCGCTCAAGCTCTAGGTAGTGATATGAGTGAGTTTGCCGACGGCGCTATGGCTCTGCCGCTGACGGAGACCACCAATGGTGTGCCCGACCTACTAGACGAAGTGCGCTATGAGCTGGAATGGTTTTTGACCATGCAAGTTCCAGCGCCTTACCCCATGGCCGGAATGGTTCACCATAAAATGCATAACGAGTACTGGACTGGCTTGCCTCTGGCTCCGCATGAGGACACTGTTACACGCTATGTGCAACCCCCGTCAACTGCTGCCACGCTAAACTTTGCCGCGGTTATGGCGCAGTGTCACCGCATTTACAAAGCGTTTGACTCTGCCTTTGCAAGCACGTGTTTGAATGCATCTAAAGTTGCTTATGCAGCGGCCAAGGCGAATGATTTTATTCCCGCTACTAACAATGGCAACGGCGGCGGTACTTATGGTGACGATTTCGTTGAGGATGAGTTTTATTGGGCGGCCAGTGAGTTGTATCTGAGTACAGGTGAAGCAGCCTTCGCGCAGGATATGCAAGCTTCAGATCGTCACCTTACTTTGGAAGCCGTGCGATACGGGCAAAGCATTATGAGCTGGGGCTCGACTCAAGCACTTGGCTTGATTTCCCTTGCAACGGTTGGCCCTCTCTACAATGCAGAGGAATCTTGGGTGCAGCAGGCGCGAAAAGTTTTGGTGAGCGTGGCCGATTTTTATGAGTCTAACACCGCGACACAAGGTTATGCTCTGCCCATGCAAACCGACAACATGTACTGGGGATCAAATTCCAATGTCACTAACGACATGATAGTGCTTGGCCTCGCCCATGACTTTACGTGTGACGAACGCTATCTTGAAACCATGCACACCAATATGCACTATCTGATGGGGCACAATCCGCTTGGGATTTCTTACATTAGTGGTTATGGCGAGAAGGATATGAAAAACCCTCATCACCGTTTCTGGGCTAATGTACCAGCCAGCGGTTACCCAGCACCACCTCCAGGTGTGATTGCGGGTGGGCCAAACTCACAGCTGCAAGATCCTATTGCTCAGGCTGAGCTGCAAGGTTGCGATCCGCTGAAATGTTATATTGATGATCGAGAATCCTATTCCACTAACGAAGTCACGATCAACTGGAACGCGCCTTTAGCGTGGGCTGCGGCTTACCTCGACCAATGGGGCGACGCTGAGTTACAAGCGGCGGCTGCCGCCCGTTGTGAATTGCGTAACAAGCATTTCTCAAGCTTTGAAGATGGCGAGCGCAGCTGGAGTAAACGTGGACCGGCAGAAATCGCGACGGTTGAAGGCGGCACCCGTGGCAGTTATGCGTTAGAAGTTAACGGCTGTGGTTATACCTTTATGGATTCTCCAGCATTTAGCACCAACGAGTTTGAAATACTGGGTGATCGCATTGCTATCGATATGCTTCTGCCAAACCTTCAAGATGATATTCACTGGTTCGGTCAACTGACTTTCCACCTCACTTTACCAAGTGCGAATATGCATAATGAATGGATAGGCAGCGTAGAACTGACGGGCCAACCTTTGGGTAGCTGGTTTACTACAGGTGTTGAATTACCTGCAGCTACGAAAGCGGCACTTGCAGGAGAGCATGATGGTTTTATTACCGTTGCGTTGAATACCAACAATTGCTCTGCGCCGCTGATGTTTGATAACTTGCGTTTTGTTGGCAATACACGCGGGCGTTAA
- a CDS encoding GNAT family N-acetyltransferase, which translates to MIETVESRNLNEVLPLIREYQEFYQVADISDSRNKEFFSQFSESSDLGCLFLYRQHNKAVAFATVATVYFSYASTIATKVAVLNDLYTKPNERRNNIGKKLIEHCRLFAAKKGAARLQWVTALDNKPAQKLYESLPTKKSTWHFYTYNI; encoded by the coding sequence ATGATTGAAACTGTAGAATCCAGAAATTTAAACGAAGTCTTACCTCTCATTAGAGAGTATCAAGAATTTTACCAAGTAGCCGACATTTCAGATTCTAGGAATAAGGAATTCTTTTCTCAATTCAGTGAATCGTCAGATCTAGGTTGCTTATTTCTATACCGTCAACATAATAAAGCGGTGGCATTTGCAACCGTTGCAACCGTATATTTTTCTTACGCTAGTACCATTGCTACAAAGGTAGCAGTTCTCAATGATTTATACACAAAGCCCAATGAAAGGCGAAACAATATTGGAAAAAAACTGATTGAACACTGCCGGTTGTTTGCAGCAAAAAAAGGTGCTGCTCGTTTGCAATGGGTTACAGCTCTAGATAATAAGCCTGCGCAAAAACTCTACGAATCTTTGCCAACAAAAAAGAGTACATGGCACTTCTATACGTACAACATATAA